One genomic region from Bubalus bubalis isolate 160015118507 breed Murrah chromosome 24, NDDB_SH_1, whole genome shotgun sequence encodes:
- the BCKDK gene encoding 3-methyl-2-oxobutanoate dehydrogenase [lipoamide] kinase, mitochondrial isoform X2: protein MILASVLGSGPRGGPPLRPLLGPALSLRARSTSATDTHHVEMARERSKTVTSFYNQSAIDVAAEKPSVRLTPTMMLYSGRSQDGSHLLKSARYLQQELPVRIAHRIKGFRSLPFIIGCNPTILHVHELYIRAFQKLTDFPPIKDQADEARYCQLVRQLLDDHKDVVTLLAEGLRESRKYIEDEKLVRYFLDKTLTSRLGIRMLATHHLALHEDKPDFVGIICTRLSPKKIIEKWVDFARRLCEHKYGNAPRVRINGHVAARFPFIPMPLDYILPELLKNAMRISDRGGGIAHKDLDRVMDYHFTTAEASTQDPRISPLFGHLDMHSGGQSGPMHGFGFGLPTSRAYAEYLGGSLRLQSLQGIGTDVYLRLRHIDGREESFRI, encoded by the exons ATGATACTGGCTTCAGTGCTGGGGAGCGGACCCCGGGGCGGGCCACCCCTCCGGCCTCTCTTGGGGCCCGCCCTCTCGCTCCGGGCCCGCTCCACATCAGCCACTGATACCCACCACGTGGAGATGGCACGGGAGCGCTCTAAGACCGTCACCTCCTTTTACAACCAGTCAGCCATTGACGTCGCAGCGGAGAAG CCCTCAGTCCGTCTCACTCCAACCATGATGCTCTATTCAGGCCGCTCTCAGGATGGCAGTCACCTCCTG aAAAGTGCCCGCTACTTGCAGCAGGAGTTGCCAGTGAGGATCGCTCACCGCATCAAGGGCTTCCGCAGCCTTCCTTTCATCATTGGCTGCAACCCCACCATACTGCACGTG CACGAGCTGTACATCCGTGCCTTCCAGAAGCTGACAGACTTCCCTCCG ATCAAGGACCAGGCGGATGAGGCCCGATACTGCCAGCTGGTGCGACAGCTGTTGGATGACCACAAGGATGTGGTGACCCTCTTAGCGGAAGGCCTGCGTGAGAGCCGGAAGTATATAGAG GATGAGAAGCTCGTCCGCTACTTCTTAGACAAGACGTTGACTTCAAGGCTTGGGATCCGTATGTTGGCCACCCACCATCTGGCACTACATGAGGACAAG CCCGACTTTGTTGGCATCATCTGCACTCGCCTGTCACCGAAGAAGATTATTGAAAAGTGGGTGGACTTTGCCAG ACGCCTGTGTGAGCACAAGTATGGCAATGCACCCCGAGTCCGCATCAACGGACATGTGGCTGCCCGTTTTCCCTTCATCCCAATGCCACTGGACTACATCCTACCTGAGCTGCTCAAGAACGCCATGAG GATTTCAGACCGGGGCGGGGGAATTGCTCACAAAGACCTGGATCGGGTGATGGACTACCACTTCACTACAGCTGAGGCCAGCACCCAGGACCCCCGGATCAGCCCCCTCTTCGGCCACCTGGACATGCACAGTGGTGGCCAGTCAGGACCCATGCACGG ctttGGCTTCGGGCTGCCCACTTCGCGGGCCTACGCAGAGTACCTCGGTGGTTCCCTTCGGCTGCAGTCGCTGCAGGGCATTGGCACAGATGTCTACCTACGGCTCCGTCACATCGATGGCCGGGAAGAAAGCTTCCGCATCTGA
- the BCKDK gene encoding 3-methyl-2-oxobutanoate dehydrogenase [lipoamide] kinase, mitochondrial isoform X3, whose protein sequence is MILASVLGSGPRGGPPLRPLLGPALSLRARSTSATDTHHVEMARERSKTVTSFYNQSAIDVAAEKPSVRLTPTMMLYSGRSQDGSHLLKSARYLQQELPVRIAHRIKGFRSLPFIIGCNPTILHVHELYIRAFQKLTDFPPIKDQADEARYCQLVRQLLDDHKDVVTLLAEGLRESRKYIEDEKLVRYFLDKTLTSRLGIRMLATHHLALHEDKPDFVGIICTRLSPKKIIEKWVDFARRLCEHKYGNAPRVRINGHVAARFPFIPMPLDYILPELLKNAMRISDRGGGIAHKDLDRVMDYHFTTAEASTQDPRISPLFGHLDMHSGGQSGPMHG, encoded by the exons ATGATACTGGCTTCAGTGCTGGGGAGCGGACCCCGGGGCGGGCCACCCCTCCGGCCTCTCTTGGGGCCCGCCCTCTCGCTCCGGGCCCGCTCCACATCAGCCACTGATACCCACCACGTGGAGATGGCACGGGAGCGCTCTAAGACCGTCACCTCCTTTTACAACCAGTCAGCCATTGACGTCGCAGCGGAGAAG CCCTCAGTCCGTCTCACTCCAACCATGATGCTCTATTCAGGCCGCTCTCAGGATGGCAGTCACCTCCTG aAAAGTGCCCGCTACTTGCAGCAGGAGTTGCCAGTGAGGATCGCTCACCGCATCAAGGGCTTCCGCAGCCTTCCTTTCATCATTGGCTGCAACCCCACCATACTGCACGTG CACGAGCTGTACATCCGTGCCTTCCAGAAGCTGACAGACTTCCCTCCG ATCAAGGACCAGGCGGATGAGGCCCGATACTGCCAGCTGGTGCGACAGCTGTTGGATGACCACAAGGATGTGGTGACCCTCTTAGCGGAAGGCCTGCGTGAGAGCCGGAAGTATATAGAG GATGAGAAGCTCGTCCGCTACTTCTTAGACAAGACGTTGACTTCAAGGCTTGGGATCCGTATGTTGGCCACCCACCATCTGGCACTACATGAGGACAAG CCCGACTTTGTTGGCATCATCTGCACTCGCCTGTCACCGAAGAAGATTATTGAAAAGTGGGTGGACTTTGCCAG ACGCCTGTGTGAGCACAAGTATGGCAATGCACCCCGAGTCCGCATCAACGGACATGTGGCTGCCCGTTTTCCCTTCATCCCAATGCCACTGGACTACATCCTACCTGAGCTGCTCAAGAACGCCATGAG GATTTCAGACCGGGGCGGGGGAATTGCTCACAAAGACCTGGATCGGGTGATGGACTACCACTTCACTACAGCTGAGGCCAGCACCCAGGACCCCCGGATCAGCCCCCTCTTCGGCCACCTGGACATGCACAGTGGTGGCCAGTCAGGACCCATGCACGGGTGA
- the BCKDK gene encoding 3-methyl-2-oxobutanoate dehydrogenase [lipoamide] kinase, mitochondrial isoform X1 codes for MILASVLGSGPRGGPPLRPLLGPALSLRARSTSATDTHHVEMARERSKTVTSFYNQSAIDVAAEKPSVRLTPTMMLYSGRSQDGSHLLKSARYLQQELPVRIAHRIKGFRSLPFIIGCNPTILHVHELYIRAFQKLTDFPPIKDQADEARYCQLVRQLLDDHKDVVTLLAEGLRESRKYIEDEKLVRYFLDKTLTSRLGIRMLATHHLALHEDKPDFVGIICTRLSPKKIIEKWVDFARRLCEHKYGNAPRVRINGHVAARFPFIPMPLDYILPELLKNAMRATMESHLDTPYNVPDVVITIANNDIDLVIRISDRGGGIAHKDLDRVMDYHFTTAEASTQDPRISPLFGHLDMHSGGQSGPMHGFGFGLPTSRAYAEYLGGSLRLQSLQGIGTDVYLRLRHIDGREESFRI; via the exons ATGATACTGGCTTCAGTGCTGGGGAGCGGACCCCGGGGCGGGCCACCCCTCCGGCCTCTCTTGGGGCCCGCCCTCTCGCTCCGGGCCCGCTCCACATCAGCCACTGATACCCACCACGTGGAGATGGCACGGGAGCGCTCTAAGACCGTCACCTCCTTTTACAACCAGTCAGCCATTGACGTCGCAGCGGAGAAG CCCTCAGTCCGTCTCACTCCAACCATGATGCTCTATTCAGGCCGCTCTCAGGATGGCAGTCACCTCCTG aAAAGTGCCCGCTACTTGCAGCAGGAGTTGCCAGTGAGGATCGCTCACCGCATCAAGGGCTTCCGCAGCCTTCCTTTCATCATTGGCTGCAACCCCACCATACTGCACGTG CACGAGCTGTACATCCGTGCCTTCCAGAAGCTGACAGACTTCCCTCCG ATCAAGGACCAGGCGGATGAGGCCCGATACTGCCAGCTGGTGCGACAGCTGTTGGATGACCACAAGGATGTGGTGACCCTCTTAGCGGAAGGCCTGCGTGAGAGCCGGAAGTATATAGAG GATGAGAAGCTCGTCCGCTACTTCTTAGACAAGACGTTGACTTCAAGGCTTGGGATCCGTATGTTGGCCACCCACCATCTGGCACTACATGAGGACAAG CCCGACTTTGTTGGCATCATCTGCACTCGCCTGTCACCGAAGAAGATTATTGAAAAGTGGGTGGACTTTGCCAG ACGCCTGTGTGAGCACAAGTATGGCAATGCACCCCGAGTCCGCATCAACGGACATGTGGCTGCCCGTTTTCCCTTCATCCCAATGCCACTGGACTACATCCTACCTGAGCTGCTCAAGAACGCCATGAG AGCCACAATGGAGAGTCACCTCGACACTCCCTACAATGTCCCAGATGTCGTCATCACCATTGCCAACAATGATATCGATCTCGTCATCAG GATTTCAGACCGGGGCGGGGGAATTGCTCACAAAGACCTGGATCGGGTGATGGACTACCACTTCACTACAGCTGAGGCCAGCACCCAGGACCCCCGGATCAGCCCCCTCTTCGGCCACCTGGACATGCACAGTGGTGGCCAGTCAGGACCCATGCACGG ctttGGCTTCGGGCTGCCCACTTCGCGGGCCTACGCAGAGTACCTCGGTGGTTCCCTTCGGCTGCAGTCGCTGCAGGGCATTGGCACAGATGTCTACCTACGGCTCCGTCACATCGATGGCCGGGAAGAAAGCTTCCGCATCTGA